In a genomic window of Littorina saxatilis isolate snail1 linkage group LG6, US_GU_Lsax_2.0, whole genome shotgun sequence:
- the LOC138969164 gene encoding G-protein coupled receptor GRL101-like — translation MNFHNLQSLDLSGNRIKAVDMNVFQNLENLLELILSNNPISQLSCVGCTFDHMFLLRVDMSMSQLSHFDTGPLANFSNIRHLNLSSSPISTIGEAGFSQIPHLEVLDIRHIPLTTFPKTMLKGLPGLRTIYAENYKLCCKATLPEYFDLNKCFAPTDEISSCEELLRSDVYRFFLWIFASMSILGNVGSFVYRLCSKEHVSKIGFDVLVTNLSVSDFLMGVYLAIIGAADRLYHGNYIWHDKAWKESVVCQIAGCLSLMSSEVSAFIICLITLDRLLVFRYPFSAVRFRRRSAKVACGIAWFIGFALAAIPLLPMTSHWRFYGQTGICIPLPITRNIVNGRKYSFAVMSVLNLVLFVLIALGQVFIFLSVKFNSIATDPTRQSRDIAIARTLATIVLTDFLCWFPIGLLGLLASVGVPIPDEVNVGIAIFVLPLNSALNPFLYTFNTQMERRRRATETEMIRALEKRILAELYAADDNACAARNRSALTQKEAKDRIKTLVKVHSSCSLSSTDAFSAFGRKLPRTRGSNRGAACSVDDSALPLSKQEAISLIQEMLERKVVTQEEISPLIQRKPVREISENAIVTFRNIGSGSEDDDVFENLHAVSFS, via the coding sequence ATGAACTTTCACAACCTGCAGAGCTTGGACCTCAGCGGCAATCGCATCAAAGCCGTCGACATGAACGTCTTTCAGAATTTGGAGAACCTCCTCGAACTGATCTTGTCTAACAATCCGATATCACAGCTGAGCTGTGTGGGGTGCACATTCGACCACATGTTCCTTTTGCGCGTTGATATGTCGATGAGTCAGTTAAGTCACTTCGACACGGGACCTTTAGCGAACTTTTCCAACATCAGGCACCTCAACCTCTCCTCCAGTCCTATTAGCACAATCGGCGAGGCCGGATTTTCACAAATTCCGCACCTAGAGGTGTTGGACATTAGACACATACCCCTGACAACATTCCCTAAAACCATGCTGAAAGGTCTGCCAGGGCTGAGAACCATTTACGCCGAGAACTACAAACTCTGCTGCAAAGCAACTCTACCGGAATATTTTGACCTGAACAAATGCTTCGCTCCGACTGATGAGATCTCTTCTTGCGAGGAGTTGCTGCGTTCAGACGTGTACAGATTCTTCCTGTGGATCTTCGCTTCCATGTCTATCCTGGGCAACGTTGGGAGCTTCGTGTACAGACTGTGCAGCAAAGAACACGTATCTAAGATAGGCTTTGACGTGCTAGTGACCAACCTCAGCGTGTCTGACTTTCTGATGGGAGTGTACTTAGCCATTATCGGCGCTGCGGATCGACTGTATCACGGGAACTACATCTGGCACGACAAGGCGTGGAAAGAGAGCGTGGTCTGTCAGATCGCCGGCTGCCTGTCTCTGATGTCCAGCGAAGTGTCGGCCTTTATTATCTGTCTGATCACGTTGGATCGCCTGCTCGTCTTTCGCTATCCATTCTCCGCCGTTCGCTTCAGAAGAAGGTCGGCTAAGGTCGCCTGCGGGATTGCCTGGTTCATAGGCTTCGCTCTGGCGGCCATCCCCTTGCTGCCCATGACGTCGCACTGGCGATTCTACGGGCAGACAGGCATCTGCATCCCGCTGCCCATCACCAGGAATATCGTGAACGGCAGGAAGTACTCCTTCGCCGTGATGAGCGTTCTCAACCTGGTGCTATTCGTGCTGATCGCGCTGGGCCAGGTCTTCATCTTCCTGTCCGTCAAGTTCAACTCCATCGCCACAGACCCCACCAGGCAGTCCCGGGATATCGCCATAGCCCGCACTCTGGCCACCATCGTCCTAACCGACTTCCTCTGCTGGTTCCCGATCGGCCTACTGGGTCTCTTGGCGTCTGTGGGCGTCCCCATCCCAGACGAGGTCAACGTAGGGATCGCCATCTTCGTGCTGCCGCTCAACTCGGCGCTGAATCCTTTCCTCTACACCTTCAACACTCAGATGGAGCGGCGGCGCAGAGCCACGGAGACCGAGATGATCCGAGCCCTGGAGAAGCGGATTCTGGCCGAGCTGTACGCCGCCGACGACAACGCCTGCGCAGCCAGGAACAGGAGCGCGCTGACGCAGAAGGAAGCCAAGGACAGGATCAAAACCCTGGTCAAAGTCCACAGCTCCTGCAGTCTCTCCTCCACCGATGCCTTCTCCGCCTTCGGTCGAAAGTTGCCGAGGACCCGTGGAAGCAACAGAGGCGCGGCTTGCTCTGTGGACGACTCCGCCCTGCCTCTGTCCAAGCAGGAAGCCATCTCTCTCATTCAGGAGATGCTGGAGAGGAAAGTGGTGACCCAGGAGGAGATCTCGCCGCTCATTCAGAGAAAGCCTGTGCGTGAGATCTCGGAGAACGCCATCGTCACCTTCAGAAACATTGGTTCCGGTTCTGAGGACGACGATGTGTTTGAAAACTTGCACGCTGTTTCTTTTTCCTGA